Proteins from a single region of Cydia pomonella isolate Wapato2018A chromosome 13, ilCydPomo1, whole genome shotgun sequence:
- the LOC133524246 gene encoding NADH dehydrogenase [ubiquinone] 1 alpha subcomplex subunit 6-like, with product MSSQRAIQVGQKLVKPVLSTTPGEARRRVLNLYKAWYRQIPYIVKDYDIPKSEEQCRQKLREVFLANKDVTDIRVIDLLVIKGQMELKETVEIWKQKGHIMAYFKPTEEPKPKDFLSKFFASNE from the exons atgtcttctcAGCGAGCTATACAAGTCGGACAAAAACTAGTAAAGCCAGTGCTCTCGACTACTCCTGGGGAAGCCAGGAGACGAGTCCTGAATCTTTACAAAGCATGGTACCGTCAAATCCCCTATATCG TCAAGGACTATGACATCCCGAAGTCTGAAGAGCAGTGTCGACAAAAGTTGAGGGAAGTGTTCCTGGCCAATAAAGATGTCACTGACATCAGAGTTATTGACTTGCTGGTCATCAag GGACAAATGGAGCTGAAAGAAACTGTAGAAATCTGGAAACAAAAAGGTCACATCATGGCATATTTTAAACCCACAGAGGAGCCCAAACCAAAGGACTTCCTTTCCAAGTTCTTTGCTAGCAATGAATAG